A window from Mus caroli chromosome 2, CAROLI_EIJ_v1.1, whole genome shotgun sequence encodes these proteins:
- the LOC110289909 gene encoding olfactory receptor 5M10-like, translating into MTFLNHTAMMDFILVGLTDSTVLGKILFVVFLVIFVITLAGNLFMIVLIRTNSHLQTPMYFFLGHLSFVDICYSSNVTPNMLHGFISDQKTISYAGCFTQCFLFIALVITEFYLLASMALDRYVAICSPLHYSTRMSKNVCVSLVAFPYVFGFLNGLSQTLLTFQLSFCGSHKINHFYCADPPLIMLACSDTHVKKMAMFVVAGFTLSSSLAIILLSYLFIFVAILKIRSAKGRQKAFSTCGSHMTTVTIFYGTLFCMYLRPPSEKSVEESKVIAVFYTFLSPMLNPLIYSLRNKDVINAMKQVVKGKLLR; encoded by the coding sequence atgactttcttAAACCATACTGCAATGATGGACTTCATTCTTGTGGGACTCACAGACAGTACAGTGCTAGGGAAAATCCTCTTTGTGGTATTTCTGGTTATTTTTGTTATCACACTCGCAGGAAACTTGTTCATGATTGTGCTGATCAGGACCAATTCCCACCTGCAAACACCTATGTACTTCTTCCTTGGACACCTCTCCTTTGTAGACATTTGCTACTCTTCCAATGTTACTCCAAACATGCTGCATGGTTTCATCTCAGACCAGAAGACCATTTCCTATGCTGGATGCTTCACACAGTGTTTCCTCTTCATTGCTCTGGTGATCACTGAGTTTTATCTCCTTGCTTCAATGGCACTAGATCGCTATGTGGCTATTTGCAGCCCTTTACATTACAGTACCAGGATGTCCAAGAATGTTTGTGTCTCTCTAGTCGCATTCCCATATGTGTTTGGCTTCCTGAATGGGCTGTCTCAGACTCTTCTCACTTTCCAACTGTCTTTCTGTGGCTCCCATAAAATCAATCACTTTTACTGTGCAGATCCCCCTCTGATCATGCTAGCTTGCTCTGACACTCATGTCAAAAAGATGGCCATGTTTGTGGTAGCTGGATTCACTCTCTCAAGTTCCCTTGCTATCATTCTTCTATCTTACCTTTTCATTTTTGTAGCCATATTGAAGATCCGTTCAGCTAAGGGAAGGCAAAAGGCCTTTTCTACATGTGGTTCCCACATGACAACAGTCACCATATTTTATGGAACCCTTTTCTGCATGTACTTAAGACCTCCATCAGAGAAGTCTGTAGAAGAGTCAAAAGTAATTGCAGTTTTTTACACTTTTTTGAGTCCAATGTTGAACCCCTTGATCTATAGCTTAAGGAACAAAGATGTCATCAATGCCATGAAACAGGTTGTTAAAGGAAAGCTACTTCGCTAA